From Sporosarcina sp. Te-1, the proteins below share one genomic window:
- a CDS encoding CdaR family transcriptional regulator produces the protein MLAQLMTLFTSMELRSEMPSAVYSHQYAFEYGDRWLLVDKKEVSPREYALLSSLLKEVASPNRNSMIEEWIQFLHGKGDIPTHDGTNIRITQLFFEKLATPLRELEEAVQAFFEDNLRLVPVSTQLAFLVEKVSAYVQTEEDYLSFAAALESDFFIKTKLYIGKFYPVDHSFPAFFKPEKDLFAKGLSLLPNQQIFTMESIFPSLLIQELPGHLQAVLQSQAVDPISHDEELLKTVRTFFENGFNASVTSEKLHIHRNTLQYRLSKFQEKTGIAVRKFDGALIAYFASLLADR, from the coding sequence ATGCTTGCCCAGTTAATGACATTATTCACTTCCATGGAATTGCGTTCTGAAATGCCATCCGCCGTCTATTCCCACCAGTACGCCTTCGAATACGGGGATCGTTGGCTCCTGGTCGATAAAAAAGAGGTCTCTCCACGAGAGTATGCGCTGCTTTCTTCTCTTCTCAAAGAAGTCGCTAGTCCAAACAGAAATTCAATGATAGAGGAATGGATTCAGTTTTTACATGGGAAAGGCGACATTCCAACTCACGATGGGACGAACATCCGGATTACCCAGCTATTTTTCGAAAAGCTGGCTACGCCATTGCGGGAGCTCGAGGAAGCCGTCCAGGCTTTCTTCGAAGACAATCTTCGACTCGTGCCCGTCAGTACACAACTAGCTTTTTTAGTCGAGAAAGTCTCCGCTTATGTGCAGACAGAGGAGGATTATTTATCGTTTGCAGCTGCACTGGAGAGTGATTTTTTCATTAAAACAAAACTGTATATCGGCAAGTTTTACCCAGTAGATCATTCCTTCCCGGCATTTTTTAAACCTGAAAAAGACTTGTTTGCCAAAGGACTTTCCCTCCTTCCGAACCAGCAAATCTTTACAATGGAATCGATTTTTCCTTCCCTGTTGATTCAAGAACTGCCTGGTCATCTTCAAGCGGTTCTACAAAGCCAAGCAGTCGACCCGATCAGCCATGACGAGGAATTGCTGAAAACCGTTAGAACGTTCTTTGAAAATGGGTTTAATGCCTCTGTTACTTCTGAAAAACTGCACATTCATCGAAATACACTTCAATATCGGCTCTCCAAGTTCCAAGAAAAGACTGGAATTGCCGTACGGAAATTCGATGGGGCGTTGATCGCTTACTTCGCAAGCCTCCTTGCCGATCGTTGA
- a CDS encoding SIS domain-containing protein: MHTYNEITNQAEQLQKTLDIVEQTNFERLEVDQVIFTGCGTSFYLASSAARYYQSVTGRFAIAVPASELFLHQSSLILTGKKYLVVGISRSGTTSEIIIALDQLKEKDNIQTLAITCNGDTPMAEMADYVIALDHVSEQSVVMTQSFSNMMYALQLYAIKMSPSEEDFAELRKVPTLVSAVIKNGMPKKRIANDLTKKRFIFLGSGQYNGLAKEATLKLKEMTQTECESYSSLEFRHGPISIVDDSTVVILLAQHETANYDQALVTDIERLGGHVLVIGPVNAGFQADQIIELDGDISDRNRYALYVPILQMLAYERAIRLGFNPDQPRNLTQVVKLA; this comes from the coding sequence ATGCATACGTATAATGAGATTACAAATCAGGCGGAACAGTTGCAAAAGACGTTGGACATAGTGGAACAGACAAATTTTGAAAGACTGGAAGTGGATCAAGTCATTTTCACAGGTTGCGGCACTTCTTTTTATCTGGCCTCCTCGGCAGCCAGATACTATCAGTCAGTGACTGGCCGGTTTGCTATAGCGGTGCCGGCATCTGAGCTATTTTTGCACCAATCAAGCCTCATTTTAACAGGCAAAAAATATTTGGTCGTCGGCATTTCGAGATCCGGAACGACATCGGAAATCATCATTGCGTTGGATCAATTGAAAGAAAAAGACAACATTCAAACGCTTGCGATCACTTGTAATGGTGACACGCCGATGGCTGAGATGGCGGACTACGTGATTGCACTTGATCATGTTTCAGAGCAAAGTGTCGTCATGACCCAATCCTTCAGCAACATGATGTACGCGTTGCAATTATACGCAATTAAAATGTCGCCATCTGAAGAAGACTTTGCCGAATTGCGGAAAGTGCCAACTCTCGTATCAGCAGTCATCAAAAATGGTATGCCGAAAAAGCGAATTGCCAATGATTTGACAAAGAAACGATTTATTTTCCTTGGATCTGGCCAATATAACGGCCTTGCGAAGGAAGCGACCTTGAAACTGAAAGAAATGACCCAGACTGAATGTGAAAGCTACTCCAGCCTTGAATTCCGTCATGGTCCCATTTCTATCGTCGATGACTCGACCGTCGTCATCTTGCTTGCTCAACATGAAACAGCCAATTACGATCAGGCTCTCGTAACCGATATAGAGCGACTCGGCGGTCATGTACTTGTAATCGGACCAGTTAACGCAGGCTTCCAAGCGGATCAAATCATTGAACTCGATGGGGACATCAGTGATCGCAATCGCTATGCGCTATATGTGCCGATCCTTCAGATGCTTGCATATGAGCGGGCCATCCGCCTCGGATTTAACCCAGATCAGCCACGGAATCTGACCCAAGTCGTCAAATTGGCTTAA
- a CDS encoding transposase yields MCNPKITTPHYTTEFPLAIEEMKASPVSKRRFSPTFKPYNNRQGFAIFDVQELIPENHIARVVDEMVEAIPDERLYTYYTGGGRSSYHPKMMLKVILYAYSQKIYSCRGIEKMITENLPAMWLAAMERPDFRTLNDFRGIRMKAMMDELFETMILKLIEEGYITMENYFLDGTKIEANANKYSFVWKKSTLRFEEKLKEKIRTTLANIQEIAQAEGLELGSLPEDLPPPILFSGLIGQPRILIKLQTPWYAVKSA; encoded by the coding sequence ATGTGCAATCCGAAGATTACTACTCCACATTATACCACAGAATTTCCATTAGCCATAGAGGAAATGAAGGCAAGCCCCGTTTCCAAGCGACGTTTCTCTCCGACATTCAAACCTTACAATAATCGGCAGGGATTTGCCATCTTCGATGTGCAGGAGCTGATTCCGGAAAACCATATAGCCCGAGTAGTCGATGAAATGGTTGAGGCCATCCCAGATGAACGGCTTTATACATATTATACAGGTGGGGGGCGAAGCTCCTATCATCCCAAGATGATGCTGAAAGTCATTCTCTATGCCTACTCTCAGAAAATCTATTCATGCCGTGGCATCGAGAAAATGATCACGGAGAACCTGCCAGCCATGTGGCTTGCGGCAATGGAGAGGCCGGATTTTCGTACCCTTAACGATTTCAGAGGCATCCGCATGAAGGCGATGATGGATGAATTATTTGAAACAATGATTTTGAAACTGATCGAAGAAGGTTATATCACCATGGAGAACTACTTTTTGGATGGTACCAAGATTGAAGCCAATGCCAATAAGTATTCTTTCGTATGGAAAAAATCGACGCTTCGCTTTGAAGAGAAATTAAAGGAGAAGATCCGGACAACCCTAGCGAATATACAAGAGATTGCCCAGGCCGAGGGCCTGGAACTTGGGTCACTTCCAGAGGATCTTCCTCCACCAATTTTATTTTCGGGACTTATTGGACAGCCCCGTATTTTGATTAAGTTGCAAACGCCTTGGTACGCAGTCAAATCAGCGTAA
- a CDS encoding ROK family protein: MGYRLVADIGGTKLAASLMTTDGIVMGTVVEPTEKDDPEKLFTLFITACDELCTRAGLDRSAIEGIAVGLPGIVDCENGIAVYQNNLPWHGFPIKDRLTELYPAAEIEIDNDVYMAAWGEYRQRCYNRETFVYLTLSTGISCAIIHEGKFMRGAGMAGEIGFGHVGEDTLETHVSGPSMERKGQSVFQNEELSLKAILDLYYKEDARAGAIIEEAVRALAGEVHHTLLLLDPHTIVLGGGVFNNHPSLVEAVRRELRSHLQHPLFQGKENRIEASHFKGEAGLWGAFHRLARRESRLEIVSDL, from the coding sequence ATGGGATACCGGCTTGTAGCAGATATCGGAGGAACAAAATTAGCGGCATCATTAATGACGACGGACGGAATTGTCATGGGTACGGTGGTGGAACCAACTGAAAAAGACGACCCCGAAAAATTGTTTACGCTATTTATCACAGCATGTGATGAATTATGCACCCGTGCCGGATTGGATCGGTCAGCTATCGAAGGGATCGCCGTTGGATTGCCTGGTATCGTGGATTGTGAAAACGGAATAGCGGTCTATCAGAATAACTTGCCGTGGCATGGGTTTCCTATTAAAGACCGGTTAACAGAGCTCTACCCTGCTGCTGAAATTGAAATTGACAATGACGTGTATATGGCAGCATGGGGAGAGTACCGGCAACGATGTTATAACCGTGAAACATTTGTCTATCTGACACTGAGCACGGGCATCTCTTGTGCGATCATCCACGAGGGGAAGTTCATGCGGGGAGCCGGAATGGCCGGTGAAATCGGCTTTGGCCATGTGGGGGAAGATACTCTCGAAACGCATGTGTCTGGTCCCTCGATGGAACGGAAAGGGCAATCCGTGTTTCAGAATGAAGAACTTTCGTTGAAAGCGATTCTGGATCTTTATTACAAGGAAGATGCCCGTGCTGGTGCCATCATAGAAGAAGCCGTCCGGGCATTGGCCGGGGAAGTTCATCATACATTGCTTCTTCTGGATCCGCATACAATCGTTCTAGGAGGAGGCGTATTCAATAACCATCCGTCCCTTGTCGAAGCAGTCCGCAGGGAACTTCGAAGTCACTTGCAACATCCCCTGTTCCAGGGGAAAGAGAATCGAATCGAAGCGAGCCACTTCAAAGGAGAAGCAGGCCTCTGGGGCGCTTTCCATCGGCTGGCCAGGCGGGAAAGCCGTTTAGAGATTGTCAGTGATTTATAA
- a CDS encoding ABC transporter ATP-binding protein produces the protein MEELVLDQVAKYYGDSSSKAVSDFNLHVQEKEFIVLVGPSGCGKSTTLRMIAGLEEISEGELRIGGQRMNDVAPKDRDIAMVFQNYALYPHMTVYDNMAFGLKLRKFSKTEIDERVRKAADILGLEEYLTRKPKALSGGQRQRVALGRAIVRDAKLFLMDEPLSNLDAKLRVQMRAEISKLHQRLGTTTVYVTHDQTEAMTMATRLVVMKDGLIQQIGTPKEVYENPANVFVGGFIGSPAMNFFTGKVEHGRFIMGDVSVAIPNTYYETLKKGGYEGTEVILGIRPEHISEKEEVLVECPESIIDVEVDVAELTGAEMMVYSSITGQSFIARLSADVHVQPRQQIRLAFDMRKVHFFNKETENRITLI, from the coding sequence ATGGAAGAGTTGGTATTGGATCAAGTTGCGAAATACTATGGGGATTCTTCTTCAAAGGCGGTTTCAGATTTTAATCTACATGTGCAGGAAAAGGAATTCATCGTTCTCGTCGGTCCCTCAGGATGCGGAAAGTCGACAACGCTGCGTATGATTGCGGGGCTGGAAGAGATTTCGGAAGGGGAGCTCCGAATCGGAGGGCAACGAATGAACGATGTCGCACCGAAGGACCGTGATATCGCGATGGTTTTCCAGAACTATGCCCTTTATCCACATATGACAGTCTACGATAATATGGCTTTTGGTCTGAAGCTGCGTAAATTCTCGAAAACAGAAATTGACGAACGGGTTCGAAAAGCTGCGGATATCCTTGGACTGGAAGAGTACTTGACACGGAAACCGAAGGCACTGTCGGGCGGACAACGTCAACGTGTGGCCCTGGGACGGGCAATCGTCCGGGATGCAAAGCTTTTCTTGATGGACGAGCCGCTGTCGAATTTGGACGCAAAACTACGGGTGCAAATGAGGGCTGAGATTTCGAAGCTTCATCAGCGTCTCGGGACAACGACCGTGTACGTAACCCATGATCAGACAGAAGCAATGACGATGGCTACGCGTCTTGTCGTCATGAAGGATGGGTTGATCCAGCAGATTGGTACGCCGAAAGAAGTGTATGAAAATCCGGCAAATGTGTTTGTCGGCGGTTTCATCGGTTCCCCTGCCATGAACTTTTTTACAGGAAAAGTGGAACATGGACGTTTTATCATGGGCGATGTTTCCGTTGCCATTCCGAACACGTACTATGAGACCCTCAAAAAGGGAGGATACGAAGGCACGGAAGTTATCCTTGGCATCCGGCCGGAACATATTTCCGAAAAGGAAGAAGTCCTCGTTGAGTGTCCGGAATCAATAATTGATGTGGAAGTCGATGTAGCAGAATTGACCGGGGCGGAGATGATGGTTTACTCCTCCATTACTGGCCAATCGTTCATTGCCCGACTTTCCGCAGATGTGCACGTGCAGCCGCGCCAGCAGATTCGGTTGGCGTTCGACATGAGAAAAGTCCATTTCTTCAATAAAGAAACAGAGAACCGAATTACGCTGATTTGA
- a CDS encoding PLD nuclease N-terminal domain-containing protein gives MTKKWIWMGVVFLVVIGFVLFFIFNRQPSVETLSLETVTPELAQDTEAILYFSTTADQDMNRDGLSFAVFIDSAGKTDLFKMNGLELGSVYASGDTLYMEDRNQVFLIDPSGLESFDMPTEEHTGEVTGFHNSLFYSVNNSGFTEDGGYQSNIRVGNQDGFDTIHIPYYLHMSGIDDGELFMVTGEPEDVSLQRMPLEKEVAIEKVASLGALGERLGLSSIMKEEGKYYLLMSDTEKLTAAIYEVDEQTGEIRTLPFLTYSDADDYRLRIPFNLRNASTIYDGTLYYVDGLGEVHRYNTETGETMASFAIKGIEEASPYMAEQTFFQEGNLFVFRYDANSQSHVIDTYDLASGKRTNELPVSGLEEMFQLVKEKGKRVAAYDFFVR, from the coding sequence ATGACGAAGAAATGGATATGGATGGGTGTTGTTTTTCTGGTCGTTATTGGATTTGTTTTGTTTTTTATCTTCAATCGCCAGCCATCTGTCGAGACTCTTTCATTGGAAACTGTAACGCCTGAGTTAGCACAGGATACCGAGGCAATCCTCTATTTTTCCACAACCGCGGATCAGGATATGAATCGGGATGGACTTAGTTTTGCCGTATTCATCGATTCAGCCGGGAAGACGGATCTTTTCAAGATGAATGGATTGGAATTAGGAAGTGTGTATGCATCCGGAGATACTTTGTACATGGAAGACCGGAATCAAGTCTTTCTAATCGACCCTAGCGGCCTGGAGAGCTTTGATATGCCAACGGAGGAGCATACCGGCGAAGTGACCGGTTTTCACAACAGTCTTTTCTACAGTGTGAATAACTCAGGGTTCACGGAAGACGGCGGGTACCAATCCAATATCCGGGTCGGCAATCAAGATGGTTTCGATACCATTCACATCCCCTACTATTTACATATGTCCGGCATCGATGATGGGGAACTGTTCATGGTGACGGGTGAACCGGAGGATGTTTCGTTACAACGGATGCCGCTCGAAAAGGAAGTGGCCATTGAGAAGGTCGCGTCTCTCGGTGCTTTGGGCGAACGGCTCGGCCTCTCTTCCATCATGAAAGAAGAGGGCAAGTATTATTTGCTCATGAGCGATACCGAAAAACTAACAGCCGCCATTTATGAAGTTGACGAACAAACAGGCGAAATTAGAACGCTTCCCTTTCTGACCTATTCAGATGCTGATGATTACCGTTTGCGAATTCCCTTTAATCTGCGCAACGCTTCAACCATCTATGATGGCACCTTGTACTATGTGGACGGATTGGGCGAAGTACATCGATATAATACAGAAACGGGAGAGACAATGGCTTCCTTTGCAATCAAGGGAATCGAGGAGGCCTCCCCTTACATGGCAGAGCAGACTTTTTTCCAAGAAGGCAATCTCTTTGTGTTCCGCTATGACGCGAATTCACAATCGCATGTAATTGACACGTATGACTTGGCATCAGGCAAGCGCACAAATGAATTGCCGGTGTCTGGTTTAGAGGAAATGTTTCAACTTGTCAAAGAGAAAGGAAAACGCGTGGCGGCTTATGACTTTTTTGTACGGTGA